One Neoarius graeffei isolate fNeoGra1 chromosome 16, fNeoGra1.pri, whole genome shotgun sequence DNA segment encodes these proteins:
- the znf750 gene encoding zinc finger protein 750, producing the protein METRQERKPKKPHYIPRPPGKPFKYQCFQCPFTCNIKSHLFNHMKYNLCKNSISLVSQRGEQTGRAPRASQHSISSRQVHTEPSMPAKPSPIRPDHANSKILVAEKLDVLPVQDVAGEDNREGNGSPVKKITEISSELISSKSGDLGTVETTIKSTSSSAFSPVQRKCENETQPPPKADQASSHMPIHPSFQPGPTWGPRATSVPLKPPGDYPPYMLPEKTTHAFYQTYLQNQSIPPAYCLSLQEHNRPLVPAPLIPPNHPALLQPYPYRYSHSFLQVPPLPYGVYPPEHMPSLQGPRYIPMEMFSHGFESRDYGRYTYIQTGSYSRPSEAKGNQQHGGERATRQSPMAGCAASGSPDRPCIADMTQHHSINPQHSAHSEPQPTCQSDCTTSGRGPMTEPERLLRNLYTKQQESSTQTQRRDIVESTTLRSVQCSGSLSEEAEDEDSDDDAAAPLNLSNRDRNRSIHTVNHVSDEEINSESESNDEYAPLDLCLRVQSNNQIQTGSTMSSEEVPEQVSVGQVQTTPSEQEQCDRRHSAAFALCQLASFSNISTTELPSEKHTDTQSPGSQQHPAPDQAPNGDTPGTGKFEQDTATQGQEQASNEAKKTTNKRVRVNKLVRDKRRRTQNC; encoded by the exons ATGGAAACCCGGCAAGAGAGAAAACCGAAGAAGCCACATTACATTCCCCGTCCTCCTGGCAAGCCCTTCAAATACCAGTGCTTCCAATGTCCCTTCACCTGCAATATCAAGTCCCATCTCTTTAACCACATGAAGTACAACCTGTGCAAGAACTCCATCTCTCTGGTGTCTCAGCGTGGGGAACAGACAGGGAGAGCACCCAGAGCGTCACAGCACAGCATCTCCTCCAGACAAGTACACACAGAACCCTCAATGCCTGCAAAACCCAGTCCGATCCGACCAGACCATGCCAACAGCAAAATCCTAGTTGCGGAAAAGCTGGATGTGTTACCCGTCCAAGATGTGGCAGGGGAAGACAACAGAGAAGGAAATGGGAGTCCTGTAAAGAAAATTACAGAAATTTCTTCTGAGCTGATCAGCAGTAAAAGCGGGGATCTTGGTACTGTTGAGACTACGATAAAGAGCACTTCATCGTCTGCCTTTTCTCCTGTTCAACGAAAATGTGAAAACGAGACCCAGCCTCCACCTAAAGCAGATCAAGCTTCTTCACACATGCCCATTCACCCTTCTTTCCAACCTGGGCCCACCTGGGGGCCACGAGCCACTTCTGTGCCCCTCAAACCCCCTGGAGATTACCCACCATACATGCTCCCTGAAAAAACCACACATGCCTTTTACCAAACCTACTTGCAGAATCAAAGCATCCCACCAGCCTACTGTCTGAGCCTTCAAGAGCACAACAGACCCCTTGTACCAGCACCTCTAATTCCACCCAATCACCCTGCTCTCCTTCAACCATACCCATACAGATACAGCCACTCCTTTCTCCAAGTTCCACCCTTACCTTACGGTGTTTATCCTCCTGAACACATGCCATCTTTACAGGGTCCGAGGTACATCCCCATGGAGATGTTCTCTCACGGCTTTGAGTCCAGGGACTATGGAAGGTACACCTATATCCAGACAGGTTCCTATAGCAGGCCGTCAGAAGCCAAAGGGAACCAACAGCATGGAGGAGAGAGGGCTACCCGCCAGAGCCCGATGGCTGGCTGCGCTGcatcagggtctccagacaggccGTGCATTGCGGATATGACTCAGCACCATTCCATCAACCCACAGCACTCTGCTCATAGTGAACCACAGCCTACCTGCCAATCAGACTGCACCACTTCAGGAAGGGGGCCAATGACAGAACCAGAGAGATTATTGAGGAATCTGTATACCAAACAGCAAGAGAGCAGTACACAAACGCAAAGAAG AGATATTGTGGAAAGTACTACTCTCAGATCTGTGCAATGCTCTGGCTCTTTATCAGAGGAAGCTGAGGATGAAGACAGTGATGATGATGCAGCAGCTCCTCTAAACCTGTCAAACAGGGATCGGAACAGATCCATCCACACGGTTAACCACGTATCTGATGAAGAGATCAACTCAGAGTCAGAAAGCAATGATGAATACGCCCCTCTGGACCTCTGTCTCCGTGTCCAATCCAATAACCAGATCCAGACAGGTTCTACCATGAGCTCGGAGGAGGTACCTGAACAAGTCAGTGTCGGACAAGTTCAGACAACTCCATCTGAGCAAGAGCAGTGTGACCGCAGACACTCTGCAGCGTTTGCCCTCTGCCAGCTGGCAAGTTTCAGCAACATCAGTACCACTGAGCTTCCTTCAGAAAAACACACAGACACTCAAAGCCCAGGCTCCCAACAACATCCTGCCCCAGACCAGGCTCCTAATGGGGACACTCCTGGCACAGGCAAGTTTGAGCAGGACACTGCAACCCAGGGGCAAGAACAAGCAAGCAACGAGGCCAAAAAAACAACCAATAAGAGAGTGAGGGTGAATAAGCTGGTCCGGGACAAGAGGCGGAGAACCCAGAACTGCTGA